The Stratiformator vulcanicus genome has a segment encoding these proteins:
- a CDS encoding DUF4112 domain-containing protein: MSQENEQAKQRSDERRLGRMKTIARLMDDAVGIPGTNHRIGWDGLIGLIPFGGDVVTCVIALWLVYDAFKLGASSGTLSRMIANVTLDLIVGLVPALGDVLDFVFKANRRNMELLEADLERQAAESGGNGVINGDAEVLKTERIDRDG, from the coding sequence ATGAGCCAGGAAAACGAACAGGCGAAGCAACGCAGCGACGAGCGCCGGCTCGGGCGGATGAAAACGATTGCGCGCCTGATGGACGACGCCGTCGGAATCCCCGGAACGAATCACAGAATCGGATGGGACGGCCTGATCGGTTTGATTCCGTTCGGAGGGGATGTCGTCACGTGTGTCATCGCATTGTGGCTCGTCTACGACGCCTTCAAGCTGGGGGCGTCCAGCGGCACGCTCAGCAGGATGATCGCCAACGTGACGTTGGACCTGATCGTCGGACTCGTTCCCGCACTCGGCGACGTACTCGACTTCGTCTTCAAGGCGAATCGTCGCAATATGGAACTGCTCGAAGCCGACCTAGAGCGGCAGGCTGCGGAATCTGGCGGCAACGGGGTGATCAATGGCGACGCCGAAGTGCTCAAGACCGAACGGATCGACCGCGATGGATGA
- a CDS encoding GNAT family N-acetyltransferase: protein MDDPPAVEIRIATPDDLDILLAGVRALAEYELLSHQVTATEEDYRREFFGAHAVAEGWIAWVAEEPAGIAITYRNFSTFAGRAGVHLEDLYVWPEFRDRGVGFSLVRRVAARAEELGASKLVWQVLDWNAPAIAFYEQLGANFPSQWRECALTAQQITRLSDSPDAS, encoded by the coding sequence ATGGATGATCCTCCTGCGGTCGAGATTCGGATAGCGACGCCCGACGACCTCGACATTCTGCTTGCAGGCGTCCGAGCGCTCGCCGAGTACGAATTGCTCAGCCATCAAGTCACCGCGACGGAAGAAGACTACCGCCGCGAATTCTTCGGAGCGCATGCGGTCGCGGAAGGCTGGATCGCGTGGGTCGCGGAGGAGCCGGCGGGAATTGCCATCACGTATCGCAATTTCTCGACGTTCGCCGGCCGGGCTGGGGTTCATTTGGAAGACCTTTACGTCTGGCCAGAGTTTCGGGATCGCGGCGTGGGTTTCTCACTCGTCCGCCGAGTGGCCGCACGGGCGGAAGAGCTCGGGGCCTCTAAGCTCGTATGGCAGGTACTCGACTGGAACGCGCCGGCGATCGCGTTCTACGAGCAACTCGGGGCGAACTTTCCCTCGCAATGGCGGGAATGTGCCCTGACCGCACAGCAAATCACGCGGCTGAGCGATTCGCCCGACGCTTCGTAA